One region of Pseudomonas sp. B21-040 genomic DNA includes:
- a CDS encoding HlyD family type I secretion periplasmic adaptor subunit, producing the protein MLLKTGFKDSIGRYFKGSESLHEQPLPEVKKALIEDAPRVVRLTIWAIIAFFVFLMLWANYAVIDEVTKGDGKAIPSSKIQKIQNLEGGIVSELFVKEGQIVEAGAPLLRLDDTRFASNVGETEADRLSMLLRVERLSAEVDDRPLNFPADVLKAVPGQAASEESLYTSRRQQLHDEIGGLQEQLIQRQQELREFTSKQSQYRNGLALQRQEISMSEPLVAQGAVSPVEVLRLKRAEVETRGQLDATTLAIPRAESAIKEVQRKIDETRGKFRSEALTQLNEARTDLNKAQATGKALEDRVSRTLVTSPVRGIVNKLLVNTIGGVIQPGSDLVEIVPLDDTLLVEAKIRPQDIAFLHPGQEATVKFTAYDYTIYGGLKAKLEQIGADTITDEDKKTTYYIIKLRTDRSHLGTDEKPLLIIPGMVASVDIITGKKSVLSYLLKPIIRARAEALHER; encoded by the coding sequence GTGTTGCTTAAGACGGGTTTCAAGGATTCTATCGGTCGTTACTTCAAAGGCTCCGAGTCGCTGCATGAGCAGCCATTGCCCGAGGTTAAAAAAGCCCTGATCGAAGACGCGCCGCGTGTGGTGCGGCTGACGATCTGGGCGATCATCGCCTTCTTCGTGTTCCTGATGCTCTGGGCCAATTACGCCGTGATCGATGAGGTCACCAAGGGCGACGGCAAGGCGATTCCTTCGTCCAAGATCCAGAAAATCCAGAACCTTGAAGGCGGTATCGTCTCCGAACTGTTCGTCAAGGAAGGGCAGATCGTTGAGGCGGGTGCGCCGCTTCTTCGCCTGGACGACACGCGCTTTGCCTCCAATGTCGGTGAAACCGAAGCGGATCGCTTGTCGATGTTGCTGCGGGTGGAGCGATTGAGCGCGGAAGTCGACGACCGACCGCTGAATTTTCCGGCCGATGTGCTCAAAGCCGTACCCGGTCAGGCCGCCAGTGAAGAGTCGCTGTACACCAGCCGTCGCCAGCAACTGCACGATGAAATCGGTGGTTTGCAGGAGCAGTTGATCCAGCGTCAGCAAGAGCTGCGCGAGTTCACCTCCAAGCAGTCGCAGTACCGAAATGGTCTGGCGTTGCAACGTCAGGAAATCAGCATGTCCGAGCCGCTGGTGGCCCAGGGCGCGGTGTCGCCGGTCGAGGTGTTGCGACTCAAGCGCGCCGAAGTCGAAACCCGCGGGCAACTGGACGCCACGACGCTGGCCATTCCTCGCGCCGAATCGGCGATCAAGGAAGTGCAGCGCAAGATCGACGAGACGCGCGGCAAATTCCGCAGTGAAGCCCTGACCCAACTCAACGAAGCGCGCACCGATCTGAACAAGGCCCAGGCCACCGGCAAAGCGCTGGAAGACCGGGTCAGCCGGACGCTGGTGACGTCGCCGGTGCGCGGCATCGTCAACAAGTTGCTGGTGAATACCATTGGCGGCGTGATCCAGCCGGGCAGCGACCTGGTGGAAATCGTGCCGCTGGACGACACCTTGCTGGTCGAGGCAAAAATCCGCCCGCAAGACATCGCCTTCCTGCACCCGGGGCAAGAGGCGACGGTGAAGTTCACGGCGTACGACTACACCATTTATGGTGGGCTCAAAGCCAAGCTCGAACAGATCGGTGCTGACACCATCACCGATGAAGACAAGAAAACCACGTACTACATCATCAAGCTGCGCACCGATCGCAGCCACTTGGGGACAGATGAAAAGCCGCTGCTGATCATTCCAGGGATGGTGGCGTCGGTGGATATCATCACCGGCAAGAAGTCGGTGCTCAGCTATTTGCTCAAGCCGATCATTCGGGCGCGGGCTGAGGCGCTGCACGAGCGGTAG
- a CDS encoding TauD/TfdA family dioxygenase, with protein sequence MSAVSFSSGHAAQGIAPQTFDIRPFSGAVGAEIIGLDLSRPINDQDFARIHRAHLDHHVVVFREQRITPEQQIAFSRRFGVLQIHVLKQFLLAGHPEILIVSNIIENGQSIGLGDAGKFWHSDLSYKELPSLGSMLHAQELPSEGGDTLFADMHNAWDNLPQALRNAVEGRSAAHSYTARYSETKFEGNWRPTLTPEQLAQVAEVVHPIVRTHPENGRKALFVSEGFTTRIVGLPDDESQQLLDELYAHSVLPQNIYRHQWQPHDLVFWDNRSLIHLAAGCPNHLRRKLYRTTIQGDAPF encoded by the coding sequence ATGTCAGCCGTCTCTTTCTCTTCAGGGCATGCCGCTCAAGGCATCGCGCCACAAACCTTCGACATCCGCCCGTTCAGTGGCGCTGTCGGTGCCGAAATTATCGGTCTCGACCTGTCTCGCCCGATCAATGACCAGGACTTCGCCCGCATCCACCGCGCGCACCTGGATCATCACGTCGTGGTGTTCCGCGAACAGCGCATTACCCCCGAGCAGCAAATCGCCTTCAGTCGTCGTTTTGGTGTGTTGCAGATTCACGTGCTCAAACAATTCCTGCTGGCCGGGCATCCGGAAATCCTCATCGTTTCCAACATCATCGAAAACGGCCAATCCATCGGTCTCGGCGACGCTGGCAAGTTCTGGCACTCCGACCTTTCCTACAAAGAACTGCCCAGCCTGGGTTCGATGCTGCACGCCCAGGAGCTGCCGTCCGAGGGCGGCGACACCTTGTTCGCCGATATGCACAACGCCTGGGACAACCTGCCGCAAGCCTTGCGCAATGCGGTTGAAGGCCGCTCGGCGGCGCACTCCTACACGGCGCGCTACAGCGAAACCAAGTTCGAAGGCAACTGGCGCCCGACATTGACGCCCGAGCAACTGGCTCAGGTCGCCGAAGTGGTTCACCCGATTGTGCGCACCCATCCGGAAAACGGCCGCAAGGCGTTATTTGTCAGCGAAGGGTTCACCACCCGCATCGTCGGTTTGCCGGATGACGAGAGCCAGCAACTGCTCGACGAACTCTACGCCCACAGCGTGTTGCCGCAAAACATCTACCGCCATCAGTGGCAGCCCCACGACCTGGTGTTTTGGGACAACCGCTCGCTGATTCACCTTGCCGCCGGATGCCCAAACCATCTGCGCCGCAAGCTGTATCGCACCACCATCCAGGGCGACGCGCCTTTCTGA
- a CDS encoding ABC transporter substrate-binding protein yields MSKRLPFAPLAAAIGLGFSLIAGSLVAPTAAHAEGEIRIAEQFGIVYLLLNVVRDQNLIEKYGKQEGIDIKVDWTQLSGGAAVNDALLSGSIDIAGAGVGPLLTIWDRTHGKQNVKAVASLGNFPYYLVSNNPKVKTIADFTEKDRIAVPAVGVSVQSRFLQYAAAKQWGDKEFNRLDKYTIAVPHPDATAALVAGGTELSGHFSNPPFQDQELANPNVHVVLNSYDVLGPNSPTVLFATEKFRDENPKTYKAFIAALSEAAEFAQNDKGAAADTYIRVTNAKIDRAALLKIIDNPQFEFSVTPKNTYPLAEFLYRVGAIKNKPDSWKDYFFQDTKPLQGS; encoded by the coding sequence ATGTCCAAACGTCTTCCATTTGCACCACTGGCGGCGGCCATTGGCCTGGGGTTCAGCCTGATCGCCGGTAGCCTGGTGGCGCCCACCGCAGCTCACGCCGAAGGTGAAATCCGCATCGCCGAGCAGTTCGGCATCGTCTACCTGTTGCTCAACGTGGTGCGCGATCAGAACCTGATCGAGAAGTACGGCAAGCAGGAAGGCATCGACATCAAGGTCGACTGGACTCAACTGTCCGGCGGCGCGGCGGTCAACGATGCGCTGCTCTCCGGCTCGATTGATATCGCTGGCGCGGGCGTCGGCCCGCTGTTGACCATCTGGGACCGCACCCACGGCAAGCAGAACGTCAAGGCTGTGGCCTCCCTCGGCAACTTCCCTTACTACCTGGTGAGCAACAATCCCAAGGTCAAAACCATCGCCGATTTCACCGAAAAGGACCGCATTGCGGTGCCTGCGGTGGGGGTGTCGGTGCAATCGCGGTTCCTGCAATACGCAGCTGCCAAGCAGTGGGGCGACAAGGAATTCAATCGCCTCGACAAGTACACTATCGCCGTTCCGCACCCGGATGCCACGGCCGCGCTGGTCGCCGGCGGCACCGAATTGTCCGGGCACTTCTCCAACCCGCCGTTCCAGGATCAGGAGCTGGCCAATCCCAACGTCCACGTGGTGTTGAACTCCTATGACGTGCTCGGCCCGAACTCGCCGACGGTGCTGTTCGCCACCGAGAAATTCCGAGACGAGAACCCGAAAACCTACAAGGCCTTCATTGCCGCGCTGTCTGAAGCGGCTGAATTTGCGCAGAACGATAAAGGCGCGGCCGCCGACACTTATATCCGGGTCACCAACGCGAAAATCGACCGCGCTGCGCTGCTGAAAATCATCGACAACCCACAGTTCGAATTCAGCGTCACACCGAAAAATACCTATCCGTTGGCGGAATTCCTCTACCGCGTCGGCGCGATCAAAAACAAACCGGATTCGTGGAAGGACTACTTCTTCCAGGACACCAAGCCACTGCAAGGGAGCTGA
- a CDS encoding ABC transporter ATP-binding protein — protein MNAPLQGHTVSNPATAAQALLSVDNVSLEYRTPQRVVRATHQVSFEIDPADRFVLLGPSGCGKSTLLKAVAGFIEPCEGEIRLQGQTVSAPGPDRIVVFQEFDQLPPWKTVKQNVMFPLLASKTLKRKEAEERALHYLDKVGLAAFADAYPHTLSGGMKARVAIARALAMQPKILLMDEPFAALDALTRRKMQEELLLLWEEVRFTLLFVTHSIEEALVVGNRILLLSPHPGRVRAEVHSHQYDLHSLGGVAFQESARRIHRLLFDEGQSPETARELDFADIRIAY, from the coding sequence ATGAACGCCCCTTTGCAAGGCCACACGGTCAGCAATCCGGCCACGGCAGCCCAGGCGCTGCTGTCGGTCGACAACGTCAGCCTCGAATACCGCACGCCGCAGCGTGTGGTTCGGGCGACCCATCAAGTCAGTTTTGAAATCGACCCGGCGGACCGCTTCGTATTGCTTGGCCCTTCCGGCTGCGGCAAATCGACGTTGCTCAAAGCGGTCGCCGGGTTCATTGAGCCCTGTGAAGGCGAGATTCGCCTGCAAGGCCAGACCGTCAGCGCACCGGGGCCGGACCGGATCGTGGTGTTCCAGGAATTCGATCAACTGCCTCCGTGGAAAACCGTCAAACAGAACGTGATGTTTCCGCTGCTGGCGTCGAAAACCCTGAAGCGCAAAGAGGCTGAAGAACGGGCGCTGCACTACCTCGATAAGGTCGGTCTGGCGGCGTTTGCCGATGCCTATCCGCACACGTTGTCCGGCGGCATGAAAGCACGCGTGGCGATTGCCCGGGCGCTGGCGATGCAACCGAAAATCCTGCTGATGGACGAACCCTTCGCCGCTCTCGATGCACTGACTCGCCGCAAGATGCAGGAAGAATTGCTGCTGCTCTGGGAGGAGGTGCGCTTCACGTTGCTGTTCGTCACCCACTCCATCGAAGAAGCGCTGGTGGTGGGCAATCGCATTCTGCTGCTGTCGCCACACCCTGGGCGCGTGCGGGCGGAAGTCCACAGCCATCAATACGATTTGCACAGCCTTGGCGGCGTGGCTTTCCAGGAATCGGCGCGGCGCATTCATCGGTTGTTGTTCGATGAAGGCCAGTCGCCGGAAACCGCACGCGAGCTGGATTTCGCCGACATTCGCATCGCTTATTGA
- a CDS encoding ABC transporter permease — protein MSHLSSAREEFETVLQPLTSVPLERELPLGQRLWQQGWIRKSLILVLLAVLWEVVARVQGNDLLLPSFVQTASALYDGLLSGELLGKVWISLVVLLKGYLIGIVLAFALTTLAVSTQFGRDLLSTLTSMFNPLPAIALLPLALLWFGLGQNSLIFVLVHSVLWALALNTYAGFLGVSETLRMAGRNYGLKGMRFVLFILIPAALPSILAGLKIGWAFAWRTLIAAELVFGATSGKGGLGWYIFQNRNELYTDKVFAGLAVVILIGLLVENLVFDTLERVTVKRWGMQR, from the coding sequence ATGAGCCATTTATCATCTGCGCGTGAAGAGTTTGAAACCGTTTTACAGCCGCTGACAAGCGTACCGCTGGAGCGTGAATTACCGCTCGGTCAACGCCTGTGGCAGCAGGGCTGGATTCGTAAAAGCCTGATTCTTGTGTTGTTGGCGGTGCTGTGGGAAGTGGTCGCCCGGGTTCAAGGCAACGACCTGTTGCTGCCGAGTTTTGTGCAAACCGCTAGTGCGCTGTACGACGGCTTGCTCAGTGGTGAACTGCTGGGCAAAGTCTGGATTTCGTTGGTGGTGTTGCTCAAGGGGTACCTGATCGGCATCGTCCTGGCGTTCGCGCTGACCACCCTCGCGGTATCGACCCAGTTCGGTCGCGACCTGCTCAGTACATTGACCTCGATGTTCAACCCGCTGCCGGCGATTGCGTTGTTGCCGTTGGCGTTGCTGTGGTTCGGTCTGGGGCAGAACAGTCTGATTTTCGTGCTGGTGCATTCGGTGCTGTGGGCCTTGGCCCTGAACACCTATGCCGGGTTTCTCGGTGTCTCGGAAACCTTGCGCATGGCCGGACGCAATTACGGCCTCAAGGGCATGCGCTTCGTGCTGTTCATCCTGATTCCGGCCGCGCTGCCATCGATTCTCGCCGGGTTGAAAATCGGCTGGGCGTTTGCATGGCGCACGTTGATCGCCGCAGAACTGGTGTTTGGCGCCACCAGCGGCAAGGGTGGGTTGGGCTGGTACATCTTTCAGAACCGCAATGAGCTGTACACCGACAAGGTCTTTGCCGGGTTGGCGGTGGTGATCCTGATCGGGTTGCTGGTGGAGAACCTGGTGTTCGACACGTTGGAGCGGGTGACGGTGAAGCGGTGGGGGATGCAGCGTTAA
- a CDS encoding IS1182 family transposase has translation MAYIQGESRSQTSLFPVSLEELIPEDHLVRVIDLYVAKLDLVQLGFDKALPKSTGRPSYDPADQLKLYLYGYFQRIRSSRRLEAECQRNIEVMWLINRLKPDFKTIADFRKNNKSAFVATCGAFVRFCRMAGLIAGDLVAIDGSKFQAVASSRRHMNLKQLKRQEEKLDKRIAQYLAELDEADRLDAGEVIDRGAIKTALVQLKVRQQDNQSCQALMNSMGLEQFNTHESDARMMRTPKGPRVSYNVQSAVDAKHCLILHHEVTQDGDDRKQLEPMAKAAKEQLEQDALTVTADAGYSNGQQFQACEEAAITVYVPPNRSVNPGGEDFFERKDFIYEAEHDRYQCPAGKWLTLKQRHKGDRIYQADVSDCAACPLKSQCTGAQRRYVSRHAHEEAFERMEQRMLAHPQMMANRRSIVEHPFGNLKQWLFGNARFLLRQLEGARAEMALAVSAYNLKRAISVLGARQLMALMG, from the coding sequence ATGGCTTACATCCAAGGTGAGTCCCGTAGCCAGACCAGTCTGTTCCCGGTCTCGCTGGAAGAACTGATCCCCGAGGATCATCTCGTTCGGGTTATTGACCTGTACGTCGCCAAGCTGGATCTGGTGCAACTGGGCTTTGATAAAGCGCTGCCCAAAAGCACAGGTCGTCCTTCTTATGATCCTGCCGATCAGCTCAAGCTCTACCTCTATGGCTATTTTCAGCGGATTCGCTCATCGCGGCGTCTCGAAGCCGAGTGCCAGCGCAACATCGAAGTGATGTGGCTGATCAACCGGCTTAAGCCCGACTTCAAGACCATCGCCGACTTTCGCAAAAACAACAAATCCGCCTTTGTGGCGACGTGCGGTGCCTTCGTCCGGTTTTGCCGCATGGCCGGTCTGATCGCAGGAGACTTGGTGGCCATCGACGGCAGCAAGTTTCAGGCAGTCGCTTCCTCGCGGCGCCATATGAACCTCAAGCAACTCAAGCGTCAGGAAGAAAAACTGGATAAGCGCATCGCTCAGTATCTGGCCGAACTGGATGAGGCTGACAGGCTCGATGCGGGAGAGGTGATTGATCGCGGCGCGATCAAAACAGCACTGGTGCAGCTTAAAGTTCGCCAGCAGGACAATCAGAGCTGCCAAGCGCTGATGAACTCGATGGGCCTGGAGCAGTTCAACACCCACGAAAGCGATGCCCGAATGATGCGCACGCCCAAGGGGCCGCGTGTGTCCTATAACGTGCAGAGCGCCGTGGATGCCAAGCATTGCCTGATTCTGCATCATGAGGTTACCCAGGATGGCGACGACCGCAAGCAACTCGAACCAATGGCTAAAGCCGCCAAAGAACAGCTGGAACAAGATGCCCTGACCGTGACTGCCGATGCCGGCTACTCCAACGGCCAGCAGTTTCAGGCCTGCGAGGAGGCTGCGATTACCGTTTATGTGCCGCCCAACCGCTCGGTCAATCCTGGTGGTGAGGACTTTTTTGAGCGCAAAGACTTTATCTACGAAGCCGAACACGATCGTTATCAGTGCCCGGCAGGCAAGTGGTTAACGCTCAAACAGCGCCACAAGGGCGATCGGATCTATCAGGCAGATGTCAGCGACTGCGCCGCCTGCCCGCTCAAATCCCAATGCACTGGCGCTCAGCGCCGCTACGTCTCACGCCACGCCCATGAAGAAGCCTTTGAGCGAATGGAGCAACGAATGCTGGCCCATCCGCAGATGATGGCCAACCGAAGATCCATTGTTGAGCACCCCTTCGGCAACCTGAAGCAATGGCTGTTTGGCAATGCTCGCTTCCTGTTGCGTCAACTGGAGGGCGCGAGAGCGGAAATGGCCTTGGCAGTGAGTGCCTACAACCTAAAACGCGCAATTAGTGTGCTCGGGGCCCGCCAATTGATGGCGTTAATGGGCTGA
- a CDS encoding glycosyltransferase family 39 protein, producing the protein MLAHRETSLGGTQEPHAVPGGWAVVKRWLRWAQEHWLLPILALSALVRFYDLTAAAIWGDEGSSLLLSQYSLADIWVHAAHDVHPPLYFLLLHGWIEVFGDGIFSIRCLSALPGIVTVWLGVWLMDLIATRRAALLAGFLLALLPTAVRYSQEVRMYSLLGLWLIGATIALVYWIRYPRRTRYLVAYVLLMSAAFYTHYFTALCVLCHWLYLGLIRVLPIYRLRVIQRPGWWLANGAIVLLYLPWVPNLIDLIQHLDQLKANGDVGWELPVTLGSLPSMIWSMLTQDDGETLPTPIFITMPLALLAITGVALARDRSVIRGSVLLVSCAALPLLLVFGVSFITPVFVERYLTAYMLGLPMIVALAIDRLYSGLRVLALTVLMLFVGIELVGLNNNTRVDTNDQINVMVDYVNRHFVAGDRIVTSDMLWYLSYVYYNRAPTQPLLYTPPHANGKSGRPNAYGFGTLVTQDIYLDRLDSLPKGTHRVWLISTVDVPGEFSPLPAGWQSVDKTRAGGADAQLFVLH; encoded by the coding sequence ATGCTAGCGCACAGAGAAACATCGCTTGGCGGTACCCAGGAACCGCACGCGGTGCCCGGCGGGTGGGCGGTTGTAAAGCGCTGGTTACGCTGGGCGCAGGAGCACTGGCTGTTGCCGATCCTGGCGTTGTCCGCGTTGGTGCGTTTTTACGACCTGACGGCGGCAGCGATTTGGGGTGACGAAGGGTCGAGCCTGCTGCTGAGCCAGTATTCACTGGCTGATATTTGGGTGCATGCCGCCCATGATGTGCACCCTCCGCTGTATTTCCTTTTGCTGCATGGCTGGATCGAAGTGTTCGGCGACGGCATCTTCTCAATCCGCTGCCTCAGCGCTCTGCCCGGCATCGTTACGGTGTGGCTTGGCGTCTGGTTGATGGACTTGATCGCCACCCGGCGTGCCGCGTTGTTGGCCGGTTTTCTGCTGGCGCTGCTGCCGACGGCGGTGCGATACAGCCAGGAAGTGCGGATGTATTCGCTGCTGGGCCTGTGGCTGATCGGTGCCACGATCGCGCTGGTCTACTGGATCAGGTATCCCCGGCGCACGCGCTATCTGGTGGCGTACGTGCTGTTGATGAGTGCCGCGTTCTACACCCACTATTTCACCGCCCTGTGCGTGTTGTGCCACTGGCTGTACCTTGGGCTGATTCGTGTCCTGCCAATATACCGATTGCGTGTGATTCAACGCCCCGGCTGGTGGCTGGCCAATGGCGCGATTGTGCTGCTTTACCTGCCTTGGGTGCCGAACCTGATCGATCTGATCCAGCACCTGGATCAGCTCAAGGCCAATGGCGATGTGGGGTGGGAGTTGCCGGTCACGCTGGGCTCGTTGCCGTCGATGATCTGGTCGATGTTGACCCAGGACGACGGTGAAACCCTGCCGACGCCGATTTTTATCACGATGCCGCTGGCGCTGCTGGCCATCACCGGCGTGGCGCTGGCGCGGGACCGTAGCGTCATTCGCGGCAGTGTTCTGCTGGTGAGCTGCGCGGCGCTGCCGTTACTGTTGGTGTTTGGCGTTTCGTTCATCACCCCCGTCTTCGTCGAACGCTACCTGACGGCTTATATGCTGGGGTTGCCGATGATTGTCGCGTTAGCCATTGATCGCCTCTATTCAGGTTTGCGGGTGCTGGCGTTGACCGTGCTGATGCTTTTTGTCGGCATCGAACTGGTGGGTTTGAACAACAACACCAGGGTCGACACCAACGATCAGATCAACGTTATGGTCGATTACGTAAACCGGCACTTTGTGGCGGGTGACCGAATCGTGACCAGCGACATGCTCTGGTACCTCAGCTACGTCTATTACAACCGCGCGCCCACTCAACCACTGCTGTATACCCCACCGCACGCCAATGGCAAGTCGGGTCGGCCGAATGCCTATGGTTTTGGCACGCTGGTAACCCAGGACATTTATCTGGACCGCCTCGACAGTTTGCCCAAAGGCACTCATCGCGTGTGGTTGATCAGTACCGTCGATGTGCCGGGCGAATTCTCGCCGTTGCCCGCTGGCTGGCAGAGCGTTGACAAAACGCGGGCAGGCGGGGCTGACGCGCAGTTGTTCGTATTGCATTGA
- a CDS encoding slipin family protein, producing the protein MGLQVGFAALLLLVIALAGSTFRILREYERGVVFQLGRFWQVKGPGLILLIPVVQQMVRVDLRTIVLDVPPQDVITRDNVSVKVNAVLYFRVLDPQKAIIQVEDFLTATSQLAQTTLRAVLGKHELDELLAERERLNIDIQQVLDAQTDAWGIKVANVEIKHVDLNESMVRAIAKQAEAERERRAKVIHAEGELQASEKLMQAAEMLGRQPGAMQLRYMQTLSSIAGDKSSTIVFPLPIELLKGMADLSSKP; encoded by the coding sequence ATGGGCCTGCAAGTAGGTTTCGCCGCACTACTGCTTCTGGTGATTGCACTGGCGGGGTCAACCTTCCGCATCCTGCGCGAATACGAGCGCGGCGTGGTGTTCCAGCTCGGGCGCTTCTGGCAGGTCAAGGGCCCGGGGTTGATCCTGCTGATCCCGGTGGTCCAGCAAATGGTCCGCGTCGACTTGCGGACTATCGTCCTCGATGTACCGCCGCAAGATGTCATCACCCGCGACAACGTTTCGGTCAAGGTCAACGCGGTGCTGTATTTCCGCGTGCTCGACCCGCAGAAGGCGATCATTCAGGTCGAGGACTTCCTTACGGCCACCAGTCAATTGGCCCAGACCACGTTGCGGGCGGTGCTGGGCAAGCATGAGCTCGACGAGCTGCTGGCCGAGCGCGAACGGTTGAACATCGACATCCAGCAAGTGCTTGACGCCCAGACCGACGCCTGGGGCATCAAGGTCGCCAATGTCGAGATCAAACATGTGGACCTTAATGAATCGATGGTCCGCGCCATCGCTAAACAGGCCGAAGCCGAACGGGAGCGCCGGGCCAAGGTGATCCACGCCGAAGGTGAATTGCAGGCCTCGGAAAAACTCATGCAGGCCGCCGAAATGCTTGGCCGGCAGCCGGGGGCCATGCAGCTGCGTTACATGCAAACGTTGAGTTCGATTGCCGGGGACAAGAGCTCGACCATCGTCTTCCCGCTGCCGATCGAATTGCTCAAGGGGATGGCGGATTTGTCCTCGAAGCCATAA
- a CDS encoding NfeD family protein, producing MNTRCFAVALLLALSGSVFAADTVVLLMPNPIGIWLITFGIAFLIAEAALPNYGVIGLGGIVMFVIGAVILTNTEVPVPLMIGLGLVSALLLIFLLIHALKTRPRRTVSGDAGLLGSVTPILSLLPGNACSGWVHLQGERWQVSSSTPLQPGQHVRVVARKGLLLQVAATDAAPAGE from the coding sequence GTGAATACGCGTTGCTTCGCCGTTGCACTGCTGTTGGCGTTGAGCGGATCGGTGTTCGCCGCCGATACCGTCGTGCTGCTGATGCCAAACCCCATCGGGATCTGGCTGATCACATTCGGCATCGCGTTTCTGATTGCCGAGGCGGCGTTGCCCAATTACGGCGTGATCGGTTTGGGCGGCATCGTCATGTTCGTGATCGGTGCGGTGATTCTGACCAATACCGAGGTGCCTGTACCTTTGATGATCGGCCTGGGACTGGTGAGTGCCCTGTTGCTGATTTTCCTGCTGATCCACGCCCTGAAAACCCGACCGCGCCGCACGGTCAGCGGCGATGCGGGGTTACTGGGCAGTGTGACGCCGATCCTGTCTTTATTGCCCGGCAATGCGTGTAGTGGCTGGGTGCATCTGCAAGGGGAGCGCTGGCAGGTTTCAAGCTCGACTCCGCTACAGCCGGGACAACACGTGCGGGTGGTGGCGCGAAAAGGACTACTGTTGCAAGTGGCCGCGACTGACGCGGCGCCAGCTGGAGAATAG
- a CDS encoding aminoacyl-tRNA deacylase yields MRMARTVQKSLETAQCEYDIVAHPHSASSLETARLAGIPAERVAKSVILDDHHGHYLMAVLPASRHLDLSKVRNSGEWQVSRESNLPHLFDDCERGAIPALGEAYGLDVVIDPLLTRQKDVYVEAGNHINLLRMDMPEFLRMVPHAEVRELSD; encoded by the coding sequence ATGCGAATGGCAAGAACCGTGCAGAAAAGCCTTGAAACGGCTCAATGTGAATATGACATCGTCGCCCACCCCCATTCGGCCAGCAGCCTGGAAACAGCACGGCTTGCGGGCATTCCAGCAGAACGGGTGGCCAAGTCGGTCATCCTCGACGACCACCACGGTCATTACCTGATGGCGGTGCTGCCCGCCAGCCGTCACCTGGACCTGAGCAAAGTCCGCAACAGCGGCGAATGGCAGGTCTCGCGGGAAAGCAACTTGCCGCACCTGTTTGATGATTGTGAACGCGGTGCCATACCTGCCCTGGGCGAGGCCTATGGGCTGGACGTGGTGATCGACCCGCTGCTGACCCGGCAGAAAGACGTCTATGTGGAAGCCGGCAACCACATCAACCTGCTGCGCATGGACATGCCGGAATTCCTGAGAATGGTGCCGCATGCCGAGGTGCGGGAGTTGAGTGACTGA
- a CDS encoding DUF2789 domain-containing protein, with amino-acid sequence MESPIHTLPNLFKQLGLADDAESIDKFIATHSPLKPELHLADAFFWSKSQAQFLRDDILDDADWAEVVDQLDVLLRKGRGV; translated from the coding sequence ATGGAATCCCCCATCCACACACTGCCCAATCTGTTCAAACAACTCGGCCTGGCGGATGACGCCGAGAGCATTGATAAATTCATCGCCACCCACTCACCGCTCAAGCCCGAATTGCACCTGGCGGATGCGTTTTTCTGGAGCAAGAGCCAGGCGCAGTTTTTGCGGGACGATATTCTGGATGACGCGGATTGGGCGGAAGTGGTGGATCAACTGGATGTGTTGTTGAGGAAGGGGCGGGGGGTGTGA
- a CDS encoding type II toxin-antitoxin system RelE/ParE family toxin, whose product MRIIWTPAAAQDRAEIWDYLYELNPIAAIDMDNRLRDAIARLAQHPESGPAGIIAGTRELIPHQSYRVVYQPESDAIWILALVHTSRLWPPNS is encoded by the coding sequence ATGAGGATAATCTGGACGCCCGCAGCAGCACAGGATCGTGCAGAGATTTGGGATTACTTGTATGAACTCAATCCGATTGCCGCCATTGACATGGACAACCGCTTGCGCGATGCCATTGCTCGCCTTGCGCAACACCCCGAAAGCGGGCCAGCCGGAATCATTGCAGGTACTCGTGAGTTGATTCCCCACCAGAGCTATCGTGTGGTTTACCAACCAGAATCGGACGCTATCTGGATACTGGCACTGGTCCACACCTCCAGACTGTGGCCACCCAACAGTTAG